Part of the Citrobacter sp. Marseille-Q6884 genome, TGCACCACAACGATGGGCTGCGTGAACCCGTCTGTTTCGATGGACTTCAGGAGAAGCTTTTTCTCGGGCGGCGCCACGTTGTTAGGATTGTAGTCATTCGGTGAGACCGCTTCGTTTTTGACCCACAATACACAATCTACGGGCTCTTCACGAAAAGGACTGACACGGTGGATCGCCATTCTGAATTCATTTATCGCGGCAATGCGCTCTTCTTCCGGTAGATCAGAGAGAAAGTGCGTAATTTCCTGCGTTAATCGTTGTTGCATAAGAGACCCCATTCATGACGTTTTGCTTTCATTCGTTCGGAATAACGTTGGTAGTTTTTCGATTTTGTTGGACTGAATGAGAGAGCCCGGCACCAGTAATCATTATTCAGGATCACTTTGCAGATACGCCGCCACGATGGGATATCTTTCGAACCAATATCCCCCTCCTGCGTCTGAGGGATCGCGTTGATTCCTTTTTTTCTGTACCACTGCAGGTAGACGGCAATTTTATTGCGGTAATGTTCTGCCGTCTGTTCAGGCATGCTGTTCAACAGTAACAGGGCATACTCTTCCCAGCTTAGGTGTTCTGGTTTGAGTATTTTGCGGTGACCGTAAAAATGGTTATCCTGGCCGGCGTAAATCCCTCCGCTTTTCACACCGCTGACGCGGGCGCACATGGCTGCCCAGCGTTCCGGTTCAATGACGTGATACAGCCATAGCCCCTGGCGTTGCTCTGGTCCAAAAGGTTCACAAATGCGCATATAACGTGTCGGGACGCCAGCCTGGTACATCAGGTTATACAGGGGATTACACGTTTTTTGTGTTTTCGCGAACCATGTCCAGATGTCGGCGGTTTTCCAGTCGTAAAGCGGATAGATATACCAGGTATGACCGCCAGGCGCTGCGGTAGTCCAGGGTTTATCATCGGCGAAGCGCTGTTTTCGCGAGTTGGCAATAGCAACAAAGCGGTTATATGACTCGTCGGCGCGTATGCCGACCATCATGGCGGCGGGGCGTTTTTCTGAAAACCAATCCGCAAAATCACGAACAAAAAGTTCAAAGGTCATGCCGGGTTGATAAAAAGGAAAAAAGGTCGGGTCGGTAATGGCGTCGTCGGGAGGATGGCGAACCCACTGTGTATTCGGTTCCCAACATTGCCATTCGGGTTGATATTGTGAAAGTGAATTTTGTGTTGTGAGTGGCAATGCCACCCAATAAAACTGCTCAATCACATCGGAATAATATTTTCGTAATGTCTCAACATACTCGATAGTGCATGAAAACTGTGCCTCCCAGTCAATAAACAAAACGCTGATTTTTTTATCTAATTTCCGCGCGAGCATGGCGGTTAAATGTAGCATGAGCCCGGAATCTTTTCCTCCGGAGAACGAAACGCATACGCGCGGTAAATTTTCGAGCGTCCAGCTAATGCGTTCCTGAGCCGCTTCCAGTACATTTTGATTAAGTGGGATTTTATAAATAGACATATCAAATCCATATAGAGATACGACTGGTTACACTCCTGAAAATGCTTGCAGTAAGATATGCTATTTTTGGCGGTGTGCAAAATTTATATGTATTTATCTATATGTTACATGCGTTATTTGTTTTCATTCACGGTATGTATGTGTTTATCTACACCGATGTGTTATCTGTTTGAAAACGGGTATCTGTTATTCTTTTTATCGAATCAGCAAACCCTTTGTTGTTGAGAGAGGCTCTGTTGTACATGAGATAGAGTTGCACGGCAGGTAAGTCCATATCTATATCGATCGCTTTAATATTAAGCATGGGGGCGTAAAATGTGTAAAATTCTTTTGGGATCAGGCCAATAATATCTGTGTCAGCAATGATATTGGTTATGGAGACTAAAGAATCACTGTAGAAACCAATTTTTCGGTTGGTCAAAAACGCGTCGGCTCTGGATTGAAAGCCTTTGATTCCCGACTCCTCAGACAAAAAGTATGTAAACTGTTCTTCGAGTAACTGTTCAATCGTACTGGCAGCATTGATTCTGGGGTGATTTGTATTGCAAATCAGTACGCTTTCAATGGTTTTGAAGGGTGTACAAATAATAGAACGATTAACGGTAGGCGATGCTGTGACGATCAAATCTGCTTTTCGGTAAGCCAGTAAATCTTCAGCCGTTTCAGCAGACATTAATATGTCACGATGTTCAATTTCAATATTCGCATCTTCCCGGAGATAGTGAACCAAATCCATGACGCCTGCGGTAATAATAATTTGTGGACTGTAAATAATGAATTTTTTCTTTAACGTGGAGCTATGCATGATACTGATGGTTTGCTCCAGACTGTTGAGGTTATTTTCAAGGTGATAGTGAAGGTTCATGCCCGTCACTGTCGGCGTAATGCCCTTACCCGAACGAATAAATAGCGGGTCATTAAACTGTGTGCGGAGCCTTTGCAGTGACTGGCTTACCGCTGAAGGGGTAATGTACAGCGTTTCTGCCGCTTTGCTGATACTTAAGTGTTGGTAAATACATTCAAAAATAACCAACAGGTTGAGATCGAATTTTTTTAGATCATAGAGATTTGCCATCTATGTATTCCCATTACAGTATTGTGAGCTTGAGGTTAAAACATTCTATTTTTATATATTACATAGTGTAATTATTTAACTGTAAAATATTTCGTGGGCTTAATATGCTATTAATAAAAACTAAAATAACACAGCCAGTATCTGTTTTACGAGGGAAATATTTAACGAGTGATTGAAATGAGAACGATAAC contains:
- a CDS encoding phosphoadenosine phosphosulfate reductase, coding for MSIYKIPLNQNVLEAAQERISWTLENLPRVCVSFSGGKDSGLMLHLTAMLARKLDKKISVLFIDWEAQFSCTIEYVETLRKYYSDVIEQFYWVALPLTTQNSLSQYQPEWQCWEPNTQWVRHPPDDAITDPTFFPFYQPGMTFELFVRDFADWFSEKRPAAMMVGIRADESYNRFVAIANSRKQRFADDKPWTTAAPGGHTWYIYPLYDWKTADIWTWFAKTQKTCNPLYNLMYQAGVPTRYMRICEPFGPEQRQGLWLYHVIEPERWAAMCARVSGVKSGGIYAGQDNHFYGHRKILKPEHLSWEEYALLLLNSMPEQTAEHYRNKIAVYLQWYRKKGINAIPQTQEGDIGSKDIPSWRRICKVILNNDYWCRALSFSPTKSKNYQRYSERMKAKRHEWGLLCNND
- the citR gene encoding DNA-binding transcriptional repressor CitR — encoded protein: MANLYDLKKFDLNLLVIFECIYQHLSISKAAETLYITPSAVSQSLQRLRTQFNDPLFIRSGKGITPTVTGMNLHYHLENNLNSLEQTISIMHSSTLKKKFIIYSPQIIITAGVMDLVHYLREDANIEIEHRDILMSAETAEDLLAYRKADLIVTASPTVNRSIICTPFKTIESVLICNTNHPRINAASTIEQLLEEQFTYFLSEESGIKGFQSRADAFLTNRKIGFYSDSLVSITNIIADTDIIGLIPKEFYTFYAPMLNIKAIDIDMDLPAVQLYLMYNRASLNNKGFADSIKRITDTRFQTDNTSV